TTTGCTCTCCCAATGTTCCTCTCTCGAGGCCTATGAGAGTTCCTTCGTCTTATATGCATGCCCTGTACCTGTAATGTGTTATTGTCTTGATCTTCTTCATTAGTTCATTGGTTTTCTTAGCTCCTTCGCGTTGTGGGTTTGAACATCACTTGTGTTTTCTATTGCTTCTCATTTTGCAGTACAAGAATGTGAGACCAGACTACCTGAAGAATATTTGGAAAGTCATAAACTGGAAATATGCTAGTGAAGTTTATGATAGGGAATGCCTTTGATTGAACAAACATGAGAAGTTGGAGTAAGTGTGGCCAGCTGTGTACTAGAAGTGTCTTAGAGGAAATAAATTTGTGTAGTGACAGAGGCAACACTTTTCATAGTGGGCTATTTACTGGTTGCTGTACACACTTATACATAATGTTTTTGGGCTTGCTTGTCTGGAGGGCTGAGAAGCATTAGTTGATGCAATGCACTGTGTTCGTTGGGGCTCAGATTTACTTCTAACTACATCTTCTCTATAGTTCAATGAATTTCTGTTTCTTGGCAAACAATGAAGTAGAAAATGAAGTCAACTACAAACTTGCAATGACACATCTATGACAGGCACTTTTTAAGTTTTAGCTGTGGGTGGTTAAAGTACACagttttcttaaatattgGATCCTATTGTGGATTTTAGAACTGGTATTTCTGTTATAAGAATTTTGACATGAAACTGAACAAAGgggaaaaagataaagaaaataaactataaagaGATTGACTTCATTTCCTGCAAAGCTCCAGGCAAATCGCAAGTTGGCTGAATAACCACCAACATTATCCATCAATCAGCCTGGGTGAGTTCAAGTATCCTGAGCTCGGTCCAGTATTATCTGTTGCGTGTACTGGTGATTCTTCATCCTTCTACCGTCTATATGGTGAAGCAACAAGCACAGGTTGTGTACTGGTGATTCTTCATCCTTCCACCGTCTATATGGTGAAGCAAAAGCACAGGTTTTCTTACCGATTTGGAATCCGGAATGCATGCTTTGATGTAGGTAATCATCGTTATATTTCAATAGCATGATGCAACTTTCCTTCACCAGTCTCTGGACACTGTTGAAGTTCCTTCACAAGCCTCACACAATCAACCATAGGACAGTTTGTCTTGATTGCATTAGAGGCAATATGTGATCTGCAAGCAGCATACCCTTCCTGTAACCGAGACACGGTTACATCCAAATTAAAAGCCATTAGTTCTATCATAAGTTTGAATACTATTAAAAGCTTCTCTAAGAAACACATTTATTTGCTCATCAGAAGAGGAACTAGAAAGAATATGAAAGTAGGGAATTCTGGTCTTAGTGTGGTGTATGCCAAGGAAGTACCTTGTGTAATGTGCACAATACAGAATCTAAGGGAGGGGAATTAACCTTCGCTCGACTTGATATCTGAGACAGTTACAACAGAAAAGTGAATGGAAGCCTGTGTATTGATATAATTGAGGTGGCATAGCACATATTCACGAGGTCAAAATTTCTAAACTTTATCACAAATTTCACATGTACCTCATCAAGTCTGATGTATCCAAATGGCAATACAGGGTCACTTTCATCAATCATTCGTTTTAACAATGTTTCGAGATGTTTTCCTGTTTTGTTGCTTGTCCAACCCCATTGTCCAGCCAAGTTTAGCATTTCAGTAAGAAAAGATGCACTGTGAAGAGGTCCTGTCCAAAGGGGCCCTGAAACAATAAGCGAACCTGGAACCTGAAATGAACCAAGAGGAATGTAAACATTTGCCCACACAAGCCTAATGCTACTAGATAACTTTACAATGGATAAACTGTGTAGGATTCTCAGAATCCTCATTGAGAGAGGATTACAAAGGCATACGTTATTGCAAGAGCACCTCATCTGACCAAGTTCACCCCATGAGAATGCCTGAGAATTTCCACATtgaatgcagtagctgatgaAACTATAATGCCTGTAACAGGTGCTGGAGATCAACAATCAAGGTTTCAAATAAAAGGGGTCGATGCTTAAAAAAGTTTGACAAAAAATCAAGACCTCTTATTGGGATACTTGCCACGCCTAATCTGGAGCATTGCCCTAAACACGGGGCCATGGTACGAGTAGTACGAGAAAAGTGGCACGACCTGATAACCCAACACAGAAGCCTCCCGCATAGCCCCACCTATGAGCATTCTTAATCCAATCTCATTTGAGTATGGCATATGCTTAACATATGCTCCATATGCAGCCAAAGTACTACAAGGCAAAAAGATTGCTTTGTTAAGTCACGACATCATGATTGAGTCGACAAAATAGCGGCATCTAGATGTACAATGCAACCAAAAATATTCAGAATtgcttatttcttttttcaggaacaacttaataataattgaaggCTAACTCATgcttttacataataatcgaAAATGCATCCTTCTTCTTGTACTGCTATAATTCCTTATGATGCATTTTCAATTGGCGAATTCAATGCATATagtttttcttatataatcGATATATTTCCAGAACAAAGACATGCACAAATGTATTAAAACTTTAAACTTAACATAATCGATAAGAAAACTGCATTGGACAGATTTATCGTCTAGTGACCTCACAGATGAGCAACTCGTGTACCGCCTCACAATACCTGTAGCTAACATTGCTTTTCTCCCAGACTTTTTGATTGACCATGAATTGTACGAGTAAACACATGCATACATTTCCATACACTTAAATGCTAATAAGCTATCAACTGAACAATTACTCTGTTAATGTCAAGTACCAGCAGACGACAAACCACTAATGCATAATTATCCAACTCACTGTTCAGGCCGGTGCCCGCCAGACGAGTACCCATCAGTAGAAGTGACATACAAAAGCCCATCCAACTTCACAGCACACATCGCCGCCCTCAAGTAACTCGACTCACTCCCAAAAGAATCCACATCAATCAAGTCAAAAAAATCCCGTTCCAAATAACACTCCGTCAAAACCCGGTTCGCATCCGAATGCTTAACCACCCATCTCTTCTTTTCCCTATCCGCCCTCTCCAAATTCCCTGAAATAACCCCGCCGCACTCGTGATTCGCATCGTTGGCCAGCACAAAGTCAGCATCAGCTTCAACCAGATACCGCATAGAGCGAATTCCGCAACCACACATTGCGTCGAGCACCCGGAGGGCATTGTGGGATTTCTTGTAAATTGCGGCGGAAAGCACGCCGAGGTCACGGCCGGTGGAGCTTTCGTGGCGGAAGAAGGTGTCTCCGACGTCAAAAGAGAGGCCCCTTTCAATTTGGGGTTGGGATTTGCAGCATTTGGGAGGGTTTAGGGGTTTGGATGAGAGAGAAGTGAAAGGAGTCAGAGGTTTAACGGGAAGAGAAAACATGGCGGGAGAGGATTGGGAAGGAAACGAAGataaatttttcagaaaataatattctattatttattttataataattcaaaaaataattgaaaaaatatcttaaattacaccatataaaaaatctttctttaatatataaggATGATAATtcataagtataaaattaagaaatgctttattaaaaaatatataataaagttatttttctcatgataatgtaaaaaagaattaattaacaatttcCCCCTTTGAACTTATATAGAATTCTCCTCGAATTGTATGCTTGTAATACACTTGGCCAACTCTCGTACATGATCCTTcttctttgaatttttactAGCACGTCTATATAAACTTCCATGGTATATTCTATTTGATTTTGAGCGTTTGATTAACAAGTATTTGATAAGTTATTTCTACTTTCATCAAATCAAAGGACATATATAAGAATATGTACCTTGCTTGGTGTCGAAGCTTGTCTTCTCTTGATCTTCATAGGCCAACGTGATTAGAATGCATCCAAAGAACTCATCAAATTCACATTTTGATTTAGAATTATGTACAATGAGTAGGAGTCTTGTGTGCATGCCTTTATTTGCTATTAGTCGTTTGTACTAGATCGACATTTGAAAACCactttaaaaaacaaaaaaagtttcCCTTAATCTTCTCCATAGCTTCTAAGGAATTCATGTAGCATTATTCCTTCATCATTCTTTGATCACTCAATTCTTCTTAGACTCCTTCTAACATGGAGAACTTCATTTTCATAGGATATGTTAATATAGCATTGTATATTGAAGAAGAATCTACCATCAGAAATTTGATCATATTCGTTATTATTTTCTGTTAGATTTTTAAGGACATCGGCTTATCAATTTGTCCTAATGATTTTCTTACATCCATACTGAATCTCATTAAGGGTATCTCGATCTTTCACGGAATGGTCTACACCTGGCTgaaaaaagaatcttttaaCAATGCGAAGTGTTTCCCTGCAAGAGGAGGATTCAAATCCAAGCTACCCATAGGAACTAGTTGCTGgtgtttttctttatgaatTTCTTGCTCTGTCGTCATAGCATCCCGAGCTCAGAAATCAAAAGGGAGATCATGTTGCCAAAAAAAATGTGCTAGCGCTCTCTCCATGGCGATGCTAAAGcatttaatcatatattataaacttttaagGCAAAATTACAGAACTGTCGTGGAAGTAAAATCATTCAAAAGTCTTATCAAGATTTCCCCGCTATCATATGGGGcattgattcaaattcaagCTACCTATAGAAAGTAGTTGTTTGGTTTCTTCCTCTTGAACTTGTTCTCGCATCATAGCATCTGGAGCTCTAGGTTTGATATGCATTTCTGACATTTCAAGTTGTTCTCACATGCGAAACTAAATGATGCAGTGTGTGATGTGATGAGCATCTCATTCCGCAACGTATTGTCCTTTCTAATTTCATATGATCTTCATGATTTTATCCTCAATAAGCACTTTGCTAGGAAGAGGTGGCCGTAAAATTTGTAAGTCATTCAACCTTCTCGTCTATTATTGATATATGGCGTTGTGACAACATTAAGAATAATTCTCtattagtaatattattgttacatattattaaattttattaataccaTTTTAAACAACTGTTTAATTACTTGTTACATTATAAATTGCGAgtcataaaaattttgattagttgaaattttttaaattaacagaAATTCACTAGACTTCatcaattttgttatatttttttggttgaaggaaatgataatcattatGAAGATATCCGTAATAATCAataccaattaaattatataataatagaacaaattcatataaaatagaataaagatCCAATTATTTGATAAGACACAAATCTATGACCTAATTGTCAAAAAGTAGGATTATTCAACTTCAAATTAGGGTTGGAATCCGATCATTTGCCTgtcttaataaaattaaatagaaaagaaacccccaaaataaaagagggaaaacagaaaaatagaattGCCGGTTGTACTCTAGTAGGACTCTACTCTCTTCTAAGATTCTTCTCATCCTCAGCATCTTCCTCTCCTATTTTCTGCAATCTACCTTCGCTCCGAAAAGATCTTGCGGGCCAATCAGTTTACTCTCCGTGCAGTAATTTATCTCTAGATTTCTTGTTTAGTCTTATAGATACAGTTTGTTGGACCGCCGCCCACCAACTGTTTGTTCATATTCCTAGAAGATCAGTCCACATTTGTATAGTTCAACAAAGATGATGATCAGAATCCGGAGCCGCGATGGTTTGGAGCGGGTTTCAATTGAAAATCCCGTAGCCACCGTCGCCAAACTCAAGTCGGAGATCGAGTCCCAGCTCCGAGTTCCTGTTCACGCCCAAATCCTCTCCACGAACCAAAATTTACTCCTAGCGAAAACCCCAAATGATTTGACCCAGTTCACCGATATGTCCGACCCGAATACGTTGATCTCTTCCCTTAATATTGCCCATGGCTCGATTATATTTTTAGCTTACGAAGGCGAGCGCACTGTTGCAGGCCCAGCTTTTCACCCCGCGGGTTCGTTTGGTAAGAAGATGACCATGGATGACTTAATTGCGAAGCAAATGAGAATTACGCGGCAGGAGAACCCGCATTGTGAGCTTGTGTCCTTTGATCGTGATGCTGCGAATGCCTTCCAGCATTATGTGAATGAGACTTTGGCTTTTGCTGTGAAGCGTGGGGGTTTTATGTATGGAACAGTGTCGGAGGAGGGGAAAGTGGAGGTGGATTTTATATATGAGCCGCCCCAACAGGGAACAGAGGAGAATCTGATACTTCTAAGGGATCCTGATGAGGAGAAGTTGGTTGAGGCCATTGCGTTGGGATTGGGAATGAGAAAGGTGGGGTTTATATTTACCCAGACTATCAGTCAGGACAAGAAGGATTACACAATGTCAAATGCAGAGATTTTGCAGGCAGTTGAGCTGCACGCAGAGGGGGACTTGAAAGAGTGGGTGACTGCCGTGGTGAAACTAGAGGTGAATGAGGATGGGGGAGCAGATGTACATTTTGAGGCTTTTCAGATGAGCGACATGTGTGTTCGGTTGTTTAAGGAAGGGTGGTTTGAGCGGGATATCCAGGAGGAAATTGATCCCAAGTTGTCAAGGATGACGAAAGATGTAGTGGTTGGAGGGAAGGATACAAGGGAAGTGGACAATGATTTCTTCTTAGTGGTTGTGAAGATTTTTGATCACCAGGTAAGGAAGACATCTGTCCCGCTTGagatttttagaaatatttaccTTTTAGTTCCATTTAGTCAAGAGTTAGCTTTTACATGGGGTTCATCTTTCTACAATGAACTGGCTTTCTGATGAGAAAATATTGCCGTGcttctcccaaatcccaatgtatttcatatatttcattttgtaaTGTAAAAGGAAATTAATAATGCTTAAAGTGaaagttaaagaaaatataaaagagaatgTCACGTAGACCACAGTGATAGTAAGAATTAGTTAACATGATAAGAGAAGTGGACGAATTTGGATTTTTGCTTAGCAATCTTTACTTGAAAAAAGTTTATGTTAGGGAAGCTTCTAGCCTGTTGtgcaaagaacaagaatatcTAGGGTTCCAGTTTAATCCTGATCTCGCAATGATTCTCATGTAGTAGGATATTTTGATCGTGAAATGTGAAAACTGCAGCCATCATGGTTGCCGAAATGATCTCTTTTACATACTTTTAGACATTTTTACtgattatagaaaaatattcacCATGTCATCTGGAGTCCCAGATGTAAGAACTTGCATTCTAGCCATCCCCTCTGAAATGCTATGACCTCAGTGAAGAATGCTGCTGGCTGCTGCAGCGGGAATTTGCCTCGCTCTTTGCATTGGAATTTTAGATTGGTGCTCTGAATATAGTATAAATCTATATTCTGTTACCTAGTCTCCATTGGATAGATCTTTTAATGAGAGTTAACGTTATAGAATATAGTATTTCATGCATGTTGTATCATGGTTTGTGTTTGGTTATATTGGCCTTCAGTTGATTCTGAGTTTCTTATGTTGCATAAGTCCTATGGTTATTACTTCTTTTATATGGCTGGCAACCTATTCaggtaataaattataaaagtatttgggaaattatgaaaatgtttGGGTTGCATGAGCTGAGGCAGAAGGAGAGTGATTTAACTAGCCTCGTACGACTATATATTGTACACTGACCAATGACTATAGAGATTAAATTTAGGCACAGTTGATGGTAGTGTTCACTGTATGCTGGAAGTTTCAGATGTCCCaccaattttgaatttgtctaTCATCAAAGAGTTTGGTACTCATATAAATCTTGCATTTATGAGTGTCTGCTGCCTCATGCCTTCCAGATTGTCTTAGTGAATCTCgaaataatttctttgatttcatTGTGGTTCAgcctcttttcttctttccatcTTGTAATGAACAACTCTGATTACAACCTTTTTTGGAGACCTTACATGTTCTTAACTTACGCTTTtccattgaatttattagtcttCTCCTTTATCTACTAAGCTGAAATATTTATGCAAGAGATTGTTGCAGTTTACTTCTTTTGTAagtctattttcttttttgcagcAAAAAATGATTAATGCACTTAAACCGtggtgtttaattaaaaagactTAGAACCTTTTTCACATTCCAGTATGATCAATATCGGGTAATAAAGGTTACAGTTGCTAAAGGCCTATCTCTACTTCATATACCATGCTTGTGCTATGACTATTGAGAATCTTCATTGTAAGGGAAACTTTTTTGACCTTGACTTGGGTTATGGAGCTCATGCTTTATAGTGTAACCTTGATTTTGCAGTTTTGCCTGTACATTACTTCTGAAGAAGTGGATTTATGCATCTAGATCTGGCCTATAATGTTTACAAACCATAAATAGCTGCTATTAacttttattcttgttttcttccaTTTCGTTGGTTCTTGGTTTTGCTTTAttcttgttgttttttttaagatgTTCTTGTTGAGATGTTTTTgcgctatttgttttttcatggTTTATCTTGGATCTACATGGTTTTAATTATGTGTTCTTATGCATAATTGTAACATCTTCAATCTCTTATGTGAATTTTTGTAAATCCAGGGCCCGCTTTCATCGACATTTCCCATCGAGAACAGGAAATCCCCAGTTACAATGAAGGCATTAAAGAATCATTTGGATCGGGCAAAGGGTCTACCCTTCGTAAAGCGAATTTCTGATTTCCATCTGCTGCTCTTGCTTGCCAGGTTTCTAGACATTAATGCTGATGTTCCAGCATTGGCAGGATGCGTACAGACACAGGCTACAGTCCCTGAAGGATACCAGCTGCTAATCGAGTCCTTAGCCAGTGCTTCTTGATGTGGACAAGATGATATGCCTTAAGAGTCAACGGGGTTCACTCTATGGTTGCAGCTGATAAGAGGCCAAAGATCTTTCAATTAATGCAATCTCGTCTGAAACCTTAATGGATGCTAATCTGCAGCGGGTTCATCTATAAAATCCATAAACCCCAATGTTATAGTGCTTTCCTTTGGTTAAATGTGATTTCTTCACTTTGTATCTATTATAGTTGGTTCTCCTGCCTTTAGTATTTGGCCTGACATTAAGTTCTTCATTCACCTTTTCACAATTTGATTCGGATTTTCAGTTTAATTCTCTCTAGTTCTGGTGGGCTTTAATACAGTTCCAATATGTCAAGTTCCTTTTTAGTACCGAATTCCAAATTACCATGCAATCAGAGGTTCAGCAATAAGCGATCCATTACTTGTAAGCAGTGGCTACTGATTGATAAGACCAAACCACAGCACTAGTATATCTGACTTGAAGTGAAAATCCTTGGTTGTGTCATTTTTACCACTCGGGCTGTAATAAGGTCTAAAGATAAGACTCAAATTGgtaaaaaaaactttcatttcttgagagattgtattcattagtttcataatgatttcaaatttttaggtttgttttattttgcttttcctgTAATTACGAATTGTGGTTATCAAGACAACTCTTTTATGCATTTCACTTTGTTCCTCCCTCGGTATCTCGGAGAGTAAAAGACAGTGAGTGCTCGAATAACTACTCATTCCAGCAACTATTAACAAAAGACAGTGAGTGCTCGAATAACTACTCATTCCAGCAACTATTAACAACTGTTTACGCCGAAACATCTCATTTCAGAATTCAAAACTATAATACAGAACCTTCCTGCACAGACTCAGACACCAGATAGATACTGAGATGGCATTACAATGTTCAACCAACCGCATATCATACAAGAACAGACAgaaaacttcaaattcaaGGACTTCTCCGTGGCATCTAATTGCTTATTCAGAATACCATAACTCAGCTACAAGTCTGCTGAACTCCCACAAGAAGCTAATACAGCAGCAGCCAGGAACGACAGAATACAGCATCAATGATGAATGAGAGAGTAAAAACCCAACCACACCTCTGCATATCAAATACAACTAACAACACCATCCGGCCAGACCTATTATATCAAGCTCGTATTGGTGCTCAATTAACTTGCAGAGCGAGCAACGGCTAATGGAGAGAATATGTACATCTCACAGGCATGAGGATCAACTCGAGCACTGAATGAGGCCACTTTGTTCTCTGTCACACATTTGTGCTGCAATAAACATGATAAGAAGTACTATCAGCATGAGGTTTATGAGGTCACAAATTCAGTATGATTATTTAGAGAAGCGATATCAAATGAGAAGCCATTGCAACCCAGCTGCAAAAGTACTCAAAATCAGATGAATTCTCATTAATGCGGTGTTTTTACATTGTAAAATCCAGAGTTTCACAAACTTATGGAAAAGCATAAGATACTCAAAAGGGGTCATAAAAAGCCGCAGACAGTAGCAAGAAAGAATTTCGATCAAGGGCCCcaacaaatttgaaatcattcaCGTTCAAGGATAGAGAACTCTAATTGATGAGAATTGAAACCATGTACAATGTTTAAACCCTTTTTCTCTAGAGATAATGACATTCCTACATAccagaaaaaatttgaaacattGAAATGAGCAAATGTCAACACGAAATGCTCTACTTACGCCCTATTAGAGAGTATCTACTTACCTTCCACAAATCCTTAATGGAGACACTGGTGGAAGACTCGATTCCAAGTGAAGCCCATTTAGCCGTTATGGTGGCAGGTTTAGAGCCTCTGTTCCAAAGAACAACAGCCAAACGTTGGCCAGAAAGTGGGCCTGCCCAAACCTGAAACAAATTTGAAAGTCAGAATATGTACCAGTCCAAGAAAGCCAAATTATCCGGTGAAAAGCAACTCAAAACATTACAATGTTAAGTAGATAGAATTAAGATTTGAAGCCTTCTTCATTCATTAAATTTCAGTaactaagaaaaatattgaagaaatcAAAAGTAACAAGTCCTTGTAAAAGACAATTAATTGTGCTGTCTGTTTCGATGAGCATATGACGTTGGAGGCTGTAGTGAAAGATTAAAATGTAAGAAGGAATACATAGCCTACTCTTCCAGCTTAAAAGCTAAAGTggataacaaaaaagaagtcTAACAGAGGATCCAGAATCACATACTTGATAACAACCATCAGGGCCATAGGAATAGACTTTCCTTCCTTGAACTCCAAGTGGATCTGCAAGCAGAGTAGTGTGTCACTTGCTATGCCAAAGAAAGGGGacgaaattatatttcaatgaTGTAAATGGAGATAAAAATGCAAAGCATAGATAAGAACAACTAAAAATCCAGATCCACATGCATTCATATCATGTCCGCCAGAGAGAGCTGCGGAGGAATAATAAAGTAGCTTACCTTGGTTTACAGCAATAACCTCCTCATTGctaagaatttcaaatgtttCTTGAGTCATATTTCTAACATCACAACCAATTAAAAGTGGAGCCtgaaacacaaagaaaaatataagttcATAATGACCAGAAAAAGCTTATATTCTTTTGTGCATATGGTCACAGGATTGCGTCTAACGGATAATATTttcaggaaaaagaaacaaaaaaggaaaattaaaattgggaGGAAATGTTAGAGCCTAGGAACTAAAtgtgaaatcaaaattcattgacaGAGTATAAAAAAGAGCACCTTCATCAGAGCCCAAATGCTGAAATGTGCTCGATACTCATGGTAGCTCATGCCACCATTTCCAACTTCTAACATATCGGGGTCTGCCAAAAAGCATCAAAGTTCATCAGGAAAATTTTTTACCAAGAGAATCTTTAGACTGAGTTCTACATCACAAAGATTGTATTCCTACCATTCCATCCACCAGGGCCTGCAAAGGCTGCCCACTTATCGTTGAGATCAGCAATTGTCGTCATGCTAAACCAAAAGGTTAACAGCAGCACATTAGTACAACATTTTGTATTCAATATGCCAATGTGGTATTTGGTAATATAACTTAACCTTAAACAATAAATGAGGAAGCATCAAACCCCCAGTGTCTCCATGTatctttcacatttttttttcccctcatcTTGTTAATTTTTCCTCAATGTTCTATCTTAAATTGTTTGCAAGATATAGGTGAACAGTAACCATTGAGAAAAGCTGCAGAAAGATGAAGGCTACATGTTATTGCAGTGATACCAGGAATCTGTTCACATGATCTTTTATCCGCGGATTATAACCTTCATGGCTTACAGGAGTTTAAGTTCAGTACTAGAGTTATAGACGCATCATTCAGGTGATCCTGGGTTGAACATGAGACATGCACATTCGGGCAATGGTGGTTATTAGTTTGTTTAGGGGAGAAGAATATGTTTTTCAGTGAGTAAAAACAGAATAGTTAGTTTTAGACACACTGGTGGACAACTTTTATTCCATGTAAGCCCAACGTAAGAGCTCAGGTCAAACCTTGCCCATGAATCATTAATGTCATCTGTCGTTCGCCAGCTGTTTCCAACTTTGCCTGCCCATAAGGCCGGGTCATGCACACCCCTGCCAATTTTATTAACACAGCCAAGGTGCACATTTAGTATGGCAATTAAGACTTCAAGATAGGAAATCTGGAGGGGGATCGTTGAAAGAAAATAGGGGGTTTCAAAGTATGTAGAGTATACCATTCACAAAGTGAATAGAATATGGTACGCCCAGTTGCATTCAGGGCATCGCGCATTGGAGGATACCTAAAATCATGCATCCACAGTTAGACCAAGATATTGATACCAAGacactaaattaaatttagatacTCACCTTGTCTCTGGGTCAATGCCCAAATTGAAACAATTGTCATACTTCAAGTAATCAACTCCCTagatgaacaaaaatatttatgaaacatGGTATAAAGAGGACTTGAGCAACAAATACGAATTGACAAAAAAGACAACAACATGAAATTTATGAAGCACAAAacgattttatttgttaataagCCAAATCTAGACAAAATTCca
This region of Sesamum indicum cultivar Zhongzhi No. 13 linkage group LG4, S_indicum_v1.0, whole genome shotgun sequence genomic DNA includes:
- the LOC105160800 gene encoding tRNA (guanine(26)-N(2))-dimethyltransferase produces the protein MFSLPVKPLTPFTSLSSKPLNPPKCCKSQPQIERGLSFDVGDTFFRHESSTGRDLGVLSAAIYKKSHNALRVLDAMCGCGIRSMRYLVEADADFVLANDANHECGGVISGNLERADREKKRWVVKHSDANRVLTECYLERDFFDLIDVDSFGSESSYLRAAMCAVKLDGLLYVTSTDGYSSGGHRPEHTLAAYGAYVKHMPYSNEIGLRMLIGGAMREASVLGYQVVPLFSYYSYHGPVFRAMLQIRRGKYPNKRHYSFISYCIQCGNSQAFSWGELGQMRCSCNNVPGSLIVSGPLWTGPLHSASFLTEMLNLAGQWGWTSNKTGKHLETLLKRMIDESDPVLPFGYIRLDEISSRAKVNSPPLDSVLCTLHKEGYAACRSHIASNAIKTNCPMVDCVRLVKELQQCPETGEGKLHHAIEI
- the LOC105160802 gene encoding NPL4-like protein 2, with translation MMIRIRSRDGLERVSIENPVATVAKLKSEIESQLRVPVHAQILSTNQNLLLAKTPNDLTQFTDMSDPNTLISSLNIAHGSIIFLAYEGERTVAGPAFHPAGSFGKKMTMDDLIAKQMRITRQENPHCELVSFDRDAANAFQHYVNETLAFAVKRGGFMYGTVSEEGKVEVDFIYEPPQQGTEENLILLRDPDEEKLVEAIALGLGMRKVGFIFTQTISQDKKDYTMSNAEILQAVELHAEGDLKEWVTAVVKLEVNEDGGADVHFEAFQMSDMCVRLFKEGWFERDIQEEIDPKLSRMTKDVVVGGKDTREVDNDFFLVVVKIFDHQGPLSSTFPIENRKSPVTMKALKNHLDRAKGLPFVKRISDFHLLLLLARFLDINADVPALAGCVQTQATVPEGYQLLIESLASAS
- the LOC105160803 gene encoding alpha-galactosidase 3-like, with the protein product MAKISNMLIGILYVHVISVVVTARVLPLHPYLNSQETPITNIFDTSKYGILQLGNGLAKTPQMGWNSWNFFACDISEDVIKETADALVSTGLAKLGYIYVNIDDCWSEPQRDPKGQLVPDPQTFPSGIKALADYVHSKGLKLGIYSDAGAFTCQVRPGSLFHESDDAELFASWGVDYLKYDNCFNLGIDPETRYPPMRDALNATGRTIFYSLCEWGVHDPALWAGKVGNSWRTTDDINDSWASMTTIADLNDKWAAFAGPGGWNDPDMLEVGNGGMSYHEYRAHFSIWALMKAPLLIGCDVRNMTQETFEILSNEEVIAVNQDPLGVQGRKVYSYGPDGCYQVWAGPLSGQRLAVVLWNRGSKPATITAKWASLGIESSTSVSIKDLWKHKCVTENKVASFSARVDPHACEMYIFSPLAVARSAS